The following is a genomic window from Actinomadura sp. WMMB 499.
GCGTCAACCAGCGCCACCACAGCCTGGCGATCGCCCCCGCCCCCCACGACGGCGACCCCGGCCTCGTCCACCTGATGGTGGAGGTCGACACCCTCGACGCGGTCGGCCGGGCGCTCGACAACGTCGCCAAGAGCGGCTTCTCCATCTCCTCCACGCTGGGCCGCCACACCAACGACAAGATGGTGTCGTTCTACGTGCGCGCCCCCGGTGGCTGGGACATCGAGTACGGCTGCGAGGGCATGCTCGTCGACGAGACGTACTACACCGCCGAGGAGATCACCGCGGACAGCTACTGGGGCCACGACTGGTCCGGTTCCGAGCCGCTCGCCGCGTTCGCCCCGAAGGGCTCGTGACCGGGTGAGCGACCGATCGTCCGTCGAGCCCGTCGCCGCCTCGGCCGTCGGCGGGTTCGACCACGAGTGCGACGTGCTCGTCGTCGGCTTCGGCTGCGCGGGCGCGGCGGCCGCCTACGAGGCCGCCGCCGCGGGCGCGGACGTCCTCGTCCTGGAGCGCGCGAGCGGCCCCGGCGGCTCGTCCGCGCAGTCCGGCGGCGAGCTGTACCTCGGCGGCGGCACCGAGATCCAGAAGGCGTGCGGCTTCGACGACACGCCGGACGCCATGTACGCCTACCTCGAGGCGGCGATCGGCCCGAACGCCGACACCGAGAAGCTCCGGCTGTACTGCGACGGGAGCGTCGAGCACTTCGAGTGGTTCCGGGCGCGCGGCGTCCCGTTCAACCCCACCCTCCACGAGACGCCGGTCTGGATGCCGATGACCGACGACGGGCTGATGTGGCTGGGGGAGAACTCCTGGCCGTACAACACCCTCGCCGAGCCCGCCCCGCGCGGTCACCGCCCGGCCGCGCCCGGATTCGCCGGGGGGATCCTCATGGAGCGGCTCGCCGCCGCCGCCACGGAGGCGGGCGCCGTCACGCACACCGACACCCAGGCCGCCGCGCTCGTCCTCGACGGAGGCAGGGTCGTCGGCGCCGTCGCCCGCAGGTACGGGGAGCGGGTCGCCTACCGGGCCCGCCGGGCCGTCGTGATCACCACCGGCGGGTTCGTCGACAACGAGGAGATGCTCGCCCACCACGCGCCCCTCCTCCTCGGGCACGGCAAGGTCAGCGACGGCCTCGACGACGGCTCCGGCATCCGGATGGCCACCGCCGCCGGCGCGGCCGTCCGCCGCATGTCCGCCGTCGAGATCGCCCTCACCGCGCTGCCCGCGCTGGCGGTCCGCGGGATGCTCGTGGACGGCCTCGGCCGCCGGTTCATCAACGAGGACGTCTACCCCGGCCACTTCAGCGTCCACGCGGTCAAGCACCAGCCCGGCCCGTACTGGACGATCATCGACGAGGAGGGCTTCGAGTCCGTCCCGGAGGCCGACCGGTGGGGCCAGCGGCCCGCGCACGCCGCGGAGACCCTCGCCGAGCTGGAGCGGGAACTCGGGATGCCCGCCGGGTCCCTGGAGGCCACGGTCGAGACCTACAACCGGCACGCCGAGAAGGGCGAGGACCCCTACTTCCACAAGGACCCCAGGTGGCTCCGGCCGCTCAAGCCGCCGTACGCCGCGATCGACCCGCGCGCGGGCTTCTTCGACGGGGGCGGCGGCAAGGGCAGCGGCGCCGCCGGTTTCACCCTCGGCGGGCTGCACACCACCGTCGACGGGGCCGTCCTGAACAACTCCGGCGACACGGTCCCCGGACTGTACGCGGCCGGCCGCGCCTCCTCCGGCATGCACGGCGAGGGCTACATCAGCGGGACGTCCCTGGGCGACGGCACCTTCTTCGGGCGCCGCGCCGGGCGGGCCGCCGCACGGGCCGCCGCACGAGAGGAGAACGCGTGAGGTACGCCGTCCTGGCGCCCGTCGCCGCCGGTGTCACCGCCGACCCCGCCTGGATCGGCGCCTACGCCGAGCACGCGGACGCCTGCGGGTTCGAGTCGATCGTCGCCGTCGAGCACGCCGTCGTCGCGAGCCGGTACGACAGCGTCTACCCGTACGACGCGTCCGGGAAGATGGAACTGGCCGACGACCTCGACATCCCCGACCCGCTGGACCTCCTCGCGTACCTGGCGGGCCGCACGTCCCGGATCGGCCTGGCCACGGGCGTCCTCGTCCTGCCGAACCACCACCCGGTCGTCCTCGCCAAGCGCCTCGCCACGATCGACGCCCTCTCCGGCGGACGGCTCCGCGTCACGGCCGGGATGGGCTGGATGCGCGAGGAGATCGAGGCGTGCGGCGCCGCCTTCGACACGCGCGGGCGCCGCGCCGACGAGCAGATCGCCGTCCTGCGCGCGCTCTGGGCCGACACCGCGCCCGAGGGCGCCACCCACGACGGCGAGTTCTTCAGCTTCCGCAACGCGATGAGCTACCCGAAGCCCGTGCGGAAGGGCGGCGTCCCCTTGCACATCGGCGGGCACAGCAAGGCCGCCGCGCGCCGCGCGGGCCGTCTGGGCGACGGGCTCCAGCCCTTGGGCGTCGCAGGAGACGAACTCGAAGCGCTGGTCAAGCTCATGCGCGAGGAAGCCGAACGCGTGGACCGTGACCCCGACGTCCTGCAGTTGACCCTGGGCCACAGCCTTGCGAAGGTCACCCCGGAGAAAGCGGAGAAGCTCGCAGACCAGGGCGCCGACCGCCTGGTCCTGCGCGCCACCACCACCCAGGACCTGAGGGAGGCCAAGGACGAGCTGTCGTCCTGCGCCGAACGCCTCGGCCTCTCGTGACCGTCCTCGCGGCGGGCGACCGGATCGACCTGCGCGACCTGGTCGCCCGCTACGCGTTGCTCGCCGACCGCCGCGACCTCGACGCCCTCGCGTACCTGTTCACGCCCGAGGCCACGCTCGTCCTGCCGGATCCCCCGCGCAGCTTGGGCCGTCCCGCGCGCACACGGGACGCGACGCGATCGTCCGGGCGCTCTCGACGCTCGAGGCCGTCCCCGTCACGTCCCACGAACTCGCGGGCGAGGTGTTCGACGCGGGTGACGAGCCCGGCACGGCGTCCGGGTACGTCACCTGCGTCGCCCACCACATCACCGAGCACGACGGCAAGCGCACCGACCTCGCCTGGCACCTGCACTACACCGACGCCTACACCCGCCACGACGGCATGTGGCGGATAGCCCGCCGCGCCTTGCAGATCGACTGGATCGAGACCCGTCCCGTCCGGAAGGCACGAACGTGACCCGAGACAGTGTGGTGACCGGAGGCGCCCTCGGCATCGCGGCGTCACGAGTGATGTCACGATGCAGTCGTCCGTGATGTCACCACCACGTCACTTCGGTGCGACGCCAACTCGCCCGCACAGGTGCGGCGCGCCGATCGGAAGAAGCGACGTCAGCTCCGAACCCACTGACGCCATTCGCCGTCGGCTCGATGACCTGCAAGTTCTCCAGCTTTCCTCCGGTCGTTGACGGGCGTCGGAGCAAGGTGCGGCAGTCGCCTTCGGCTGTGACGTCACGCGCAGACGGCAGCCGACTTGACATGACGTCACTGATGACGCCATGATGACGTCATGGATATCGCGACGTACGTCGACAGCCTTCGGCGCGAGCTCGCGGTCGCCGCCGAGGCCGGAGGGGAGGATTCCCGCGCCCTGGCGGAGCGGCTGACCTCGCCCCTCGAGGCGGCGGTCCGCCTCGTCCTGCTCGAGGCGCTGTCGGACGCGGCCGACGAGATCACGCGGGACCTGGCGCCCGGCTCGGTCGAGGTCCGGCTGCGCGGCCGCGACCCCGACTTCGTGGTGACGCCGCCGCCCGCGGAACCGGCCCCCGCGGAGGCGCAGCCGGGCGGCCTCCGGCAGGCGCTGGCCGGTGCGCTGGAAGTGTCGATGGGCGTCCGCGCGCCGGTCGCCGAGCCCGAGGAGGGCGGCGGCACGTCGCGGATCACGCTCCGCCTGCCGGAGCACCTCAAACCACTGATCGAGGAAGCGGCGGGCCGGATGGGCCTGTCGGTCAACGCCTGGCTCGTCCGGGCCGTGACCGCCGCACTCGAACCCGGCGGCTCCCCGCAGGACAGAGGCGAGGGACGGCCGATCGGGCGGAACTACACCGGATGGGTGCGCTGACGACATGCAGACCGGATCCCAGGGACGTCGCGAAGACGTCCACGAGTACACGTTCGAGACCCCCGGCCCGATCGTCGCCGCCGTCGAGACCACGGGGGGCATGGTCCGGCTCCGCGCCGGGGACCGCGCCGACACCCTGGTGGACGTGCGGCCGAGCGACCCCGCGCGCGACCTCGACGTGCAGGCGGCCGAGCACACCCGCGTCGAGTTCGAGGCGGGGCGGCTGTCGGTGAAGACGCCCCGCTACAAGGTCCGCTCGCTCGTCGGCGCCCCGCCGTCCGTCGAGGTGACCATCGACCTGCCGGCCGGCTCCCGGGTCGACGGCAAGGGCGGCGGTCACTTCCGCGGCGAAGGCCGGCTCGGCGACACCGACCTCGACACCGCCGCCGGATTCGTCCGGTTGCAGCAGACGGGACGGCTGAAGGTGCGGGCCGCCGTCGGGGAGATCTCCGTCAACCGGGCGGTCGGCGGCGTCGAGGTGGTGTCGTCCACGGGCAAGATCTGGCTCGGCGAGATCGACGGCGCCTCGTCGGTGAAGACGTCCAACGGCGACATCACCGTCGGCGAGCTGGCGGGGGAGGCGCGCCTGGTCACCGCGAACGGCGACATCCGGGTCGGCCGGTCCCGCGCCGAACTCGACGCGAAGACCGCGCACGGCAGCGTCCGGATCGGCGAGGCGATCAGCGGGAGCGCCACGCTGGAGACCGGCTTCGGCGAGGTGGAGATCGGCGTCCCCGAGGGGACCGCGGCCTGGCTGGAGGTGAGTTCCGAGCACGGCAACGTGCGGAGCGAGCTGGACGCCGCCGACGACCCCGGCGGGTCCGTCGAGCTGGTCGAGATCCGCGCCCGCACCCGCTTCGCCGACATCCTGGTCCGCCGCGCCTGACCCACCCACCGACCCCGGCACCCGACCCACCACGACCGCTCGGCGCGACCGCGCCGTCCCCGGCGTCCATCGAGGGCACCCCACGCCCGGCTCCTGAGGACGACCGCCCGCCGGCCCCCTGAGCCGCACCGGCACCACCCGACCCACCGACCGTCGCGAAGCGTGCGCTCCGCGCCGCCCGGCGCCCCGGCACGCCCCACCTCAACTACGGAGAGTAATCATGATGGAACCGGCCATCACCGTCACCGGCCTGCGCAAGTCCTACGGCGACAAGATCGTGCTGGACGAAGTCGACCTGCGGGTCGCCCGTGGAACCGTCTTCTCGCTGCTCGGCCCGAACGGCGCGGGCAAGACGACCATGGTGAAGATCCTTTCCACGCTGATCCCCGCGGACGGCGGTGCGATGACGGTCGCCGGGCACGACCCCGCCGCCGACCCCGACGCCGTGCGCGCCGCGATCGGCGTGACCGGGCAGTACTCGGCCGTCGACAACCTGCTCACCGGCCGGGAGAACCTGGCCCTGATGGGCGACCTGCAGCATCTCGGGCGGGCCGCGTCCCGGCGCCGCGCCGACGAGCTGCTCGAGCGCTTCGACCTGGTCGAGGCGGGCCGCAAGCCGGCCGGCACCTACTCCGGCGGGATGCGCCGCCGACTCGACCTGGCGATGACCCTCGTGGGGAACCCCGCCGTCATCTTCCTGGACGAGCCCACCACCGGCCTGGACCCCCGCAGCCGCCGCACCATGTGGCAGGCCATCCGCGACCTCGTCGCGGGCGGTGTGACGATCTTCCTCACCACCCAGTACCTGGAGGAGGCCGACCAGCTCGCCGACCGGATCGCGGTCCTCGACCACGGCCGCCTGATCGCGGACGGCACCGCCGACGAGCTCAAACGCCTCATCCCCGGCGGCCACATCCTGCTCCGCTTCACCGACCAGAACGCCGTCTCCACCGCCGTGCACGCCCTGACCGACGCCGCCCTCGGCGAGGACGGCCTGTCCCTGCGGATCCCGAGCGACGGCGGCGTCCGCTCGATGCGCGACCTGTTCGCCCGCCTCGACGACCTCTCGATCGAGGTGGCGGAGATGTCCGTGCACACCCCCGACCTCGACGACGTCTTCCTCACCCTGACCGGCCGCCCCGAAACGGAGCCCCAGCGATGACGACCGTGACCCACTCCCTCACCGACTCGGCGACGATGCTGCGCCGGAACCTGCGGCGCATGCTGCGCTACCCGTCGATGACGGTGATGCTCATCGGCATGCCGGTGGTCTTCCTGCTGCTGTTCGTCTACGTCTTCGGCGGCACCCTCGGCAACGGCATCGGAGGCGACGGCGGCCGGCGGGCCTACATCGACTACGTGACGCCCGGCATCATCCTGATGGGACTGGCGGCGACCGCGCAGGGCACCGCCATATCGGTCGCCATGGACATGACCGAGGGGATCATCGACCGCTTCCGCACGATGGCGGTCTGGCGCCCGTCGATCCTGACCGGCCACGTGATCGGAAGCGTCATCCAGGCCCTGCTCAGCATCGCGGTCGTCATCGGCGTCGCCCTCGCGATCGGGTTCCGTCCGGACGCGTCCCCGCTCGAGTGGCTCGCGGCCCTCGGCCTGGTCACCGGCTTCGCGCTGGCCCTCACCTGGATCTCCGTCGGCCTCGGGCTCGCCGCCAAGACCGTAGAGAACGCCAGCAACTCGCCGATGATCCTGATGCTCCTGCCGTTCTTCGGCAGCGCCTTCGTCCCCACCGACACGATGCCCACCGCGCTCCGCTGGTTCGCCGAGTACCAGCCGTTCACGCCCCTCACCGAGACCCTCCGCGGCCTTCTCCTGGGGGCCCCGATCGGCGACAGCGGCGTCCAGGCCGTCGCCTGGTGCATTGGCCTCACGACCGCCGGCTACGTCTGGTCGGTCTACAAGTTCAGCCGCACCACCAACTGAACCGGCACGGCGCTCGCGCTCCCGGCCCCGCACCCCCGGTGCGGGGCCGGGAGCGGTCCTCGTTGCCCGCGGACGGCTGCGTCCGGCGGCGCACCCTTCGCGCGACGTCGGCCTTCGGGCGCGAGTTCCGCGCCCGAAGTACGCGGGGGCACCGGGCCGTCAGGTGTGGTGGCAGGCGATGTGGTGGGCGGGGGCGTGCTCGCGGAGTTCGGGTTCCTCGGTGGCGCAGCGGTCGGTGGCGAGGGGGCAGCGGGTGCGGAAACGGCAGCCGCTGGGCGGGGCGAGAGGGGACGGGGGATCGGTGTTCGCCACGGCGTCGGTCGTGCCGGACGCCTCGGGGACGGAGTCGAGGAGGAGCCGGGTGTAGGGGTGCCGGGCCGAGCCGGCGAGTGCGGCGGACGGGACGACCTCGCACACCTTGCCGAGGTACATCACGAGAACGCGGTCGCTGATGTTCTTGACCACCGCGAGATCGTGCGCGATGAAGACCATGCTCAACCGGCGTTCGGCGCGGGTGCGTTCGAGCAGGTTCAGGATCTGCGCCTGCACCGAGACGTCGAGGGACGAGACGGGTTCGTCGCAGATGAGGACGTCCGGGTCGGTCATGAGCGCGCGGGCGATGCACACGCGCTGGCACTGGCCGCCCGACAGCTCGTGCGGCCGCCGGTCGCGGACGGTCGCGGGGTCGAGCCCGACGGCGTGCAGGATCTCGTCGACCCGTTCGGCGGACGGGCGCGTGCCGCGGATCGTCGGGCCCTCGGCGACGAGGTCGCGGACGCGGCGGC
Proteins encoded in this region:
- a CDS encoding FAD-dependent oxidoreductase, with protein sequence MSDRSSVEPVAASAVGGFDHECDVLVVGFGCAGAAAAYEAAAAGADVLVLERASGPGGSSAQSGGELYLGGGTEIQKACGFDDTPDAMYAYLEAAIGPNADTEKLRLYCDGSVEHFEWFRARGVPFNPTLHETPVWMPMTDDGLMWLGENSWPYNTLAEPAPRGHRPAAPGFAGGILMERLAAAATEAGAVTHTDTQAAALVLDGGRVVGAVARRYGERVAYRARRAVVITTGGFVDNEEMLAHHAPLLLGHGKVSDGLDDGSGIRMATAAGAAVRRMSAVEIALTALPALAVRGMLVDGLGRRFINEDVYPGHFSVHAVKHQPGPYWTIIDEEGFESVPEADRWGQRPAHAAETLAELERELGMPAGSLEATVETYNRHAEKGEDPYFHKDPRWLRPLKPPYAAIDPRAGFFDGGGGKGSGAAGFTLGGLHTTVDGAVLNNSGDTVPGLYAAGRASSGMHGEGYISGTSLGDGTFFGRRAGRAAARAAAREENA
- a CDS encoding LLM class F420-dependent oxidoreductase yields the protein MRYAVLAPVAAGVTADPAWIGAYAEHADACGFESIVAVEHAVVASRYDSVYPYDASGKMELADDLDIPDPLDLLAYLAGRTSRIGLATGVLVLPNHHPVVLAKRLATIDALSGGRLRVTAGMGWMREEIEACGAAFDTRGRRADEQIAVLRALWADTAPEGATHDGEFFSFRNAMSYPKPVRKGGVPLHIGGHSKAAARRAGRLGDGLQPLGVAGDELEALVKLMREEAERVDRDPDVLQLTLGHSLAKVTPEKAEKLADQGADRLVLRATTTQDLREAKDELSSCAERLGLS
- a CDS encoding nuclear transport factor 2 family protein codes for the protein MVRALSTLEAVPVTSHELAGEVFDAGDEPGTASGYVTCVAHHITEHDGKRTDLAWHLHYTDAYTRHDGMWRIARRALQIDWIETRPVRKART
- a CDS encoding DUF4097 family beta strand repeat-containing protein, which gives rise to MQTGSQGRREDVHEYTFETPGPIVAAVETTGGMVRLRAGDRADTLVDVRPSDPARDLDVQAAEHTRVEFEAGRLSVKTPRYKVRSLVGAPPSVEVTIDLPAGSRVDGKGGGHFRGEGRLGDTDLDTAAGFVRLQQTGRLKVRAAVGEISVNRAVGGVEVVSSTGKIWLGEIDGASSVKTSNGDITVGELAGEARLVTANGDIRVGRSRAELDAKTAHGSVRIGEAISGSATLETGFGEVEIGVPEGTAAWLEVSSEHGNVRSELDAADDPGGSVELVEIRARTRFADILVRRA
- a CDS encoding ATP-binding cassette domain-containing protein, with product MMEPAITVTGLRKSYGDKIVLDEVDLRVARGTVFSLLGPNGAGKTTMVKILSTLIPADGGAMTVAGHDPAADPDAVRAAIGVTGQYSAVDNLLTGRENLALMGDLQHLGRAASRRRADELLERFDLVEAGRKPAGTYSGGMRRRLDLAMTLVGNPAVIFLDEPTTGLDPRSRRTMWQAIRDLVAGGVTIFLTTQYLEEADQLADRIAVLDHGRLIADGTADELKRLIPGGHILLRFTDQNAVSTAVHALTDAALGEDGLSLRIPSDGGVRSMRDLFARLDDLSIEVAEMSVHTPDLDDVFLTLTGRPETEPQR
- a CDS encoding ABC transporter permease; the protein is MTTVTHSLTDSATMLRRNLRRMLRYPSMTVMLIGMPVVFLLLFVYVFGGTLGNGIGGDGGRRAYIDYVTPGIILMGLAATAQGTAISVAMDMTEGIIDRFRTMAVWRPSILTGHVIGSVIQALLSIAVVIGVALAIGFRPDASPLEWLAALGLVTGFALALTWISVGLGLAAKTVENASNSPMILMLLPFFGSAFVPTDTMPTALRWFAEYQPFTPLTETLRGLLLGAPIGDSGVQAVAWCIGLTTAGYVWSVYKFSRTTN
- a CDS encoding ABC transporter ATP-binding protein produces the protein MAGTGTAHLRPQSDPVLTVRDLTVEFPAGRGTVHAVSGVSFDLLDGETLGILGESGCGKSSTGRAVLQAPPPTSGSVRLGGTELTGLPRARLRDHRERLQMILQNPVAALNPRRRVRDLVAEGPTIRGTRPSAERVDEILHAVGLDPATVRDRRPHELSGGQCQRVCIARALMTDPDVLICDEPVSSLDVSVQAQILNLLERTRAERRLSMVFIAHDLAVVKNISDRVLVMYLGKVCEVVPSAALAGSARHPYTRLLLDSVPEASGTTDAVANTDPPSPLAPPSGCRFRTRCPLATDRCATEEPELREHAPAHHIACHHT